From Halichondria panicea chromosome 12, odHalPani1.1, whole genome shotgun sequence, a single genomic window includes:
- the LOC135345853 gene encoding transmembrane protein 258-like, whose product MSLDLDSMVRYVSPVNPSVYPHLAITLLSIGLFFMAWFFVYEVTSTKFSRNLPKELLLSLWSALFLGFGGTFLLLWVGIFI is encoded by the exons ATGAGTTTG GATTTGGATTCTATGGTTCGCTACGTGAGCCCAGTGAATCCATCGGTGTACCCCCACCTGGCCATCACTCTGCTCAGTATTGGTCTCTTCTTCATGGCCTGGTTCTTTGT ATATGAAGTGACTAGTACCAAGTTCTCCCGCAACCTCCCTAAGGAGCTCCTCCTCTCTCTGTGGTCTGCATTGTTCCTGGGCTTTGGTGGCACCTTCCTATTGCTCTGGGTTGGAATATTCATCTGA
- the LOC135345852 gene encoding actin-related protein 2/3 complex subunit 4, with protein sequence MAATLKPYLNAVRCSLTAAMCVENFESQVVERHNKPEVEVRSSKELLLTPLIVSRNEKEKVQIEASINSIRVSIAIKQADEIEKILCKKFMRFMMMRAEHFFILRRKPVDGYDISFLITNFHTEQMFKHKLVDFVVQFMEDIDKEISEMKITLNARARVVAEEFLKNF encoded by the exons ATG gcTGCCACCCTCAAGCCCTACCTGAACGCTGTACGTTGCTCACTCACGGCTGCTATGTGTGTAGAGAACTTTGAGAGTCAAGTGGTGGAGCGTCACAACAAACCAGAAGTTGAAGTCAg GAGTAGCAAAGAGCTGCTCCTGACTCCGCTGATTGTCAGTAGGAACGAAAAGGAGAAAGTTCAGATTGAGGCCTCGATTAACTCCATTCGAGTCTCCATAGCAATCAAACAG GCTGATGAGATTGAGAAGATTTTGTGTAAGAAATTCATGCGCTTCATGATGATGAGAGCAGAACACTTCTTCATCCTCCGACGCAAGCCAGTCGAT GGCTATGACATCAGTTTCCTTATTACAAACTTCCACACGGAACAAATGTTCAAGCACAAGTTGGTCGACTTCGTAGTTCAG TTTATGGAGGACATTGACAAGGAGATCAGTGAGATGAAGATCACACTCAACGCAAGAGCTCGTGTCGTGGCAGAGGAGTTCCTCAAAAAT TTTTAA